From the genome of Capsicum annuum cultivar UCD-10X-F1 chromosome 4, UCD10Xv1.1, whole genome shotgun sequence:
aaattgaaacaaacaaGTGAGTTGGAACAACAGATTCCAAAACcatgttcaatatgcaagaagttgaatcttgatcTTCTGCAGCATCCCTACAACATCTTTCATGTTTGTCCTTCTTGCCGGAGATTCAGCACAACAATCTAATGCAACTTTCATGATTGAAGCCACAACATCTAGCTCCTTCTGATTACCAGTTGCTGTTACCAAGTTGGCATCTACGACGTCCATTATTGCCTCTGGGAGTGAATAACTCACCCATTGCTTCAAGCTAAGGTCACCCTCAAACTCATTAGGCTTTCTCCTAGTAAATGTTTCCAGCAACATGACCCCATAACTATAGACATCACACTTTGTTGACACTCGTCCTTCCAGACCATACTCTACAGTCAAATAATTCATTTAAAGATGCAATATGCTTTCTACGTGGGAAAAACAGAAAGGAATATTCAGCAAAACTAAGAGAAGTACCTGGTGCAATATACCCCAATGTTGCTAAGGTTTTAGTGTACAAATCACCCTGATCTTCACCAAGCAGTTTTGAAATGCCAAAGTCGCTGAGGTGGGCAACCATATCTTCATCCAGCAAGACATTACTAGGCTTCACGTCACAGTGAATCACAGGCAGCGAGCACCCATGGTGAAGATATTCCAAAGcacatgccacatctatcatTATGCTTAGTCTCTGCTTGCTGTCAAGGAAGTAGTTGTGCGAATACAAATACTTCTCAAGACTTCCATTAGACATATACTCGAGCACTAAAGCCTTGAAATCAAGATTGGAACAACTAGTAATGACTTTAATGAGATTCCTATGGCGAAGTCGGCACAAAACTTCACATTCCGTATCAAAACTCTTGAATGCCGCATCCAGTTGCAGGTTGAACACTTTAACTGCAATGGCAGTTCCACTTCTGAGAACACCTTTGTAAACAGAGCCAAAACTTCCAGAACCAATCAGATTACTCTCGCTAAGACCATCCGTTGCTTGGATCAATTCATAGTATGAAATTCTTTCTCTTGTTATGGCAGACAATGAATCAGCTTGTTGAGGAgctcttttaccttttctataccTTATCCAGAAAAAATTAATGGTGCTAGGAACAATTCCcaccaaaagaaaaagaactagcaattttttcctatttgatcTGTGCTTTGATGAAGTGGGGCATGGCGGGACACTAAATCCTGAAGAACCACACAATGCTTCATTGTAGATGAAAAATTGACTCGAGAGGTTCTTGAAAGGACCTCCCGAGGGTATTTCACCGTGCAATTTGTTgacagaaatattgaaatatttcaagttttgAAGTTTCTCCAAAGACTTAGGAATGATTCCAAATATATTATTATGAGAAAGGTCTAGGAATTCCAAGCCTACCATGTTGCTCATTGAGTCAGGTATAGCTCCTTGTAACTTGTTGTGTCTCAAAGAAAGGTTTGCCATATTTTGCAAGCCTCCAATTTCTCTTGGAATTTCATTTGAGAATTTATTCATCGATAGATCCATCTTTATTACAGCctttagatttccaatttctGGAGGTAAAGAACCTACCATGTTGTTTGACGATAAGTCAAGAACCATTAGATCCTTAAGATTCCATAAGCTTAATGGTATATTGGAACTCAATTTATTGGAATCCAGATGTATCTCTCTAAGGGAAGTAACATTCCCCAAACAATTCGGAAGAGATCCTGAAAGTTGATTTTGACTGAAGTAAATAGCACCCAAACGTTGTAATTTACAAAAATTATCTCTAATAAATCCTGTAAATTTGTTGTTACCCAAGTCAAAGCGCTGAAGGTTTTCCATCTTGCCAATTGATGTGGGAATCGATCCAACTAAGTTATTTCCAGAAAGATCAAGGTCTAATATGCTGCTTAAGTTTCCAATTTCATCTGGAATTGGCCCTCTGATTTTGCAACTGTTGGCGTAAAATTTTATTAGAGATGTGGAAAAGTTTCCTACAGAGACTGGAAGCATTCCATTTAGTGGAATCAAATTTAGAGAAAGGTTTGTTAAATTTCTGCAATTGGTTAAGGAAGTCAGGAAGCTTAATGATGAATCGCTAGTTAAATTGTTTTCCGCCTAGTTTAGGTACTGTAGACGTGTCAAATATCCAAGAGAAGTAGGAATCAAGCCAGTGAGTTTGTTGGATGGAAGATCAAGAAAAGTTAGTTCTGAACAATTTGAGATAGAATCAGGAATAGTCCCAACTAGATTGTTTATGTTGGCCAGATCAATCTCTTCAATGTTGGGTAATATAGAACCAATGTTTGGTGGGAGGATTCCTGATAGATTATTGTTGTCTGTAAGTGAAATTGCTCTCAGCCCTGA
Proteins encoded in this window:
- the LOC107869330 gene encoding receptor kinase-like protein Xa21, yielding MLPVSVGNFSTSLIKFYANSCKIRGPIPDEIGNLSSILDLDLSGNNLVGSIPTSIGKMENLQRFDLGNNKFTGFIRDNFCKLQRLGAIYFSQNQLSGSLPNCLGNVTSLREIHLDSNKLSSNIPLSLWNLKDLMVLDLSSNNMVGSLPPEIGNLKAVIKMDLSMNKFSNEIPREIGGLQNMANLSLRHNKLQGAIPDSMSNMVGLEFLDLSHNNIFGIIPKSLEKLQNLKYFNISVNKLHGEIPSGGPFKNLSSQFFIYNEALCGSSGFSVPPCPTSSKHRSNRKKLLVLFLLVGIVPSTINFFWIRYRKGKRAPQQADSLSAITRERISYYELIQATDGLSESNLIGSGSFGSVYKGVLRSGTAIAVKVFNLQLDAAFKSFDTECEVLCRLRHRNLIKVITSCSNLDFKALVLEYMSNGSLEKYLYSHNYFLDSKQRLSIMIDVACALEYLHHGCSLPVIHCDVKPSNVLLDEDMVAHLSDFGISKLLGEDQGDLYTKTLATLGYIAPEYGLEGRVSTKCDVYSYGVMLLETFTRRKPNEFEGDLSLKQWVSYSLPEAIMDVVDANLVTATGNQKELDVVASIMKVALDCCAESPARRTNMKDVVGMLQKIKIQLLAY